A window of the Dictyostelium discoideum AX4 chromosome 4 chromosome, whole genome shotgun sequence genome harbors these coding sequences:
- a CDS encoding OTU domain containin protein, with amino-acid sequence MRIVVQRKVNGNNNNNNNNNNNNINNNNINNNINNNNNNNNSSHNNNNNNHNPTHNNSNNNIIRNNDNLINTTTTTTTTTTSNNVNNNINNVNNNINNSNGNNNVNNINNSNNTKKKKSSSPNSSTYISNNNNNNNNNNNNKNNREIRNHRNNHSDEENSADEYESNSYRHHTKKRDSTNLNSGGISNSGGGGNGNININNNIPFNDEKTFEENLKKSKGFIVRKMKQDGNCLFRSVADQIYGDQEMHNTVREKCMDYMEAERDHFSQFITEDFADYIARKRTDKVFGNNTEMQAMAELFNRPIEVYSKTIDPINIFHGSYKGNYPIRLSYLHGNHYDSIYDLNNPSVGVGLGFADFHPGAADKSQMETAIKTSEFDLIDQQIYDESLLETDWKETELEIEEAVLAASRAEYFEQLFKQKQQQQQQEQNQQTTTTTTTTTTNNNNNNNNNNNNNNNNNNNNNNNNNNNNHFNYFGGSNSTSNNNNSGFHRFNNNFNFSSNNNNTTTTTNNNNNNNNNNDNNNNNNNNINNNKFNCFK; translated from the coding sequence atgagAATTGTTGTACAACGTAAAGTTAacggtaataataataataataataataacaataataataatataaataataataatataaataataatataaataataataataataataataatagtagccataataataataacaataaccaTAACCCAACgcataataatagtaacaacaaTATTATTCGTaacaatgataatttaataaatacaacaactacaaccacaacaacaacaacctcaaacaatgtaaataataatataaacaatgtaaataataatataaacaacAGCAAcggaaataataatgtaaataatataaataatagtaataataccaagaaaaagaaatccTCATCACCAAACTCTTCAACTTATATatcaaacaacaacaacaacaacaacaacaataataataataagaataacAGAGAAATAAGAAATCATCGTAACAACCATTCAGATGAAGAGAATAGTGCAGATGAATATGAATCTAATAGCTATAGACACCATACAAAGAAAAGAGATTCTACGAATTTAAATAGTGGTGGAATAagtaatagtggtggtggcggtaatggtaatattaatattaataataatataccatttaatgatgaaaaaacatttgaagagaatttaaaaaagagtaAAGGATTTATTGTCAGAAAGATGAAACAAGATGGAAATTGTTTGTTTAGGTCAGTAGCCGATCAAATTTATGGTGACCAAGAGATGCACAATACTGTAAGAGAGAAATGTATGGACTATATGGAGGCGGAACGTGATCACTTTTCTCAATTTATTACAGAAGACTTTGCAGACTATATAGCAAGAAAAAGAACCGACAAAGTATTTGGAAATAACACTGAAATGCAAGCTATGGCTGAACTTTTCAATAGACCAATTGAAGTATATAGTAAAACAATTGACCCTATCAACATTTTTCATGGTTCTTATAAAGGAAACTATCCAATTCGTTTAAGTTACCTTCATGGAAATCATTATGATAGTATTTATGATTTGAATAATCCTTCAGTTGGTGTTGGTTTAGGTTTTGCCGATTTTCATCCAGGTGCTGCTGACAAATCCCAAATGGAAACTGCTATAAAAACTTCAGAATTTGATCTAATAGATCAACAAATTTAtgatgaatcattattagaaACTGATTGGAAAGAGACAGAATTAGAAATTGAAGAAGCTGTTTTAGCTGCATCAAGAGCTGAATATTTTGAACAGctatttaaacaaaaacaacagcaacaacaacaagagcaaaatcaacaaactacaactactacaactactactaccacaaataataataataataataataataataataataataataataataataataataataataataataataataataataataaccatttTAACTACTTTGGCGGTAGTAATAGTactagtaataacaataatagtggCTTCCATAGATTTAACAATAACTTCAATTTTAGTagcaacaataacaataccaccaccaccaccaataataataataataataataataataatgataataataataataataataataatataaacaataataagtTCAActgtttcaaataa
- a CDS encoding Vps53-like domain-containing protein — translation MSALPSIDGSVTEWTNDMFSPELQAAIRDIVPVTDRDFDKHDFNPVAYINDNFSNEQSLTRLDNFMNRLKLKIIKIDEEIIQEVRLQSISGGKGKEDLENAKRSINELLTKITDIKSKANQSEQMVTEICKDIKSLDYAKKNLTTAITTLKRLHMMVMGVEQLKEMVDKKQYGTVAKLLEATAQFAEGFKDYRESPKIYALNKELDNIRSRVKDQIYEDFNQYVPYTSNQIKPNEENRWKSSCYVIDALGSEVKKDFLRWFCGSQLSSYKKAFGSQSESYTLDSTDRRFGWWSRQIKIFREEYALVFPPEWCMEEQISYEFCILTRLDLSEVLLINKNSIEVPQLIKALKKTLTFENKLYELFAQNNQKLSSPTMSSTPSNESENNSDDSDQDDSDDDNGENQVDGENNSNNNNKGNSEDAIRRRWEARVEKDRKREEEKLQQQQLQQQQQQGKDVNKQQQQQQQPIEIPKSYERFKGIISSSFDPYMDLYINEEDKLIGEVLEKVMAEEKWTLSDEEANKILTSCTDLVFHFIKVRNRCAELTKGEPFFNLYHLFRKYLTQYANIISGKIHTDVGRAHDVQEDKTICLIINTAEFCRKTSGQMTDGFKKIIDEKYKESIDLKDIQNDFSSIIAKGVKALVSGIEAKLDPHLQSMTRMEWGERYQYVGDNSPYVNEVVQIISDSSQLEVAWLSPEHFRYFCDLFASSFGLRIPQSIYKCRGISEIGSQGILLDITTIKTVLLDLPNKVKDGRSNSRYTKLLNKEFAKAENLLKVIGCSQDHLVETFKDLFPDSTNADFQKIMDLKGFKVGDKIQTELFEKLSKVSTNIGASIKTKFFN, via the exons atgtcAGCATTACCATCAATTGATGGAAGTGTTACGGAATGGACAAATGATATGTTTTCACCAGAGTTACAAGCAGCAATTAGAGATATTGTACCAGTGACAGATAGAGATTTCGATAAACATGATTTTAATCCAGTAGCatatattaatgataatttctCAAATGAACAATCATTAACAAGATTAGATAATTTTATGAAtagattaaaattaaaaattataaaaatcgATGAAGAGATCATTCAAGAAGTTAGATTACAAAGTATTAGTGGTGGTAAAGGTAAAGAAGATTTAGAGAATGCTAAAAgatcaattaatgaattgTTAACTAAAATCActgatattaaatcaaaagcAAATCAATCTGAACAAATGGTAACTGAAATTTGTAAAGATATTAAATCTTTAGATTAtgctaaaaaaaatttaacaacTGCAATTACAACTTTAAAAAGATTACATATGATGG ttaTGGGTgttgaacaattaaaagagatggttgataaaaaacaatatggTACAGTTGCAAAATTATTAGAAGCAACAGCACAATTTGCAGAAGGATTTAAAGATTATAGAGAATCACCAAAAATTTATgcattaaataaagaattggATAATATTAGATCAAGAGTTAAAGATCAAATTTATGAGGATTTCAATCAGTATGTACCATATACGAGTAATCaaattaaaccaaatgaAGAGAATAGATGGAAAAGTTCATGTTATGTTATCGATGCATTAGGTAGTGAAGTTAAAAAGGATTTTTTAAGATGGTTTTGTGGTTCACAATTATCGAGTTATAAGAAAGCATTTGGTAGTCAATCAGAGAGTTATACATTGGATAGTACAGATAGAAGATTTGGTTGGTGGTCAagacaaattaaaatatttcgTGAAGAGTACGCTTTAGTATTCCCACCAGAATGGTGTATGGAAGAACAAATCAGTTATGAGTTTTGTATTCTCACTCGTTTAGATCTATCAGaggttttattaattaataaaaattcaattgaagtaccacaattaattaaagcaTTAAAGAAAACTTTaacttttgaaaataaactttatgaattatttgctcaaaataatcaaaaattatcatcaccaact atgtCATCAACACCAAGTAATGAAAGTGAAAATAATTCAGATGATTCAGATCAAGATGAttcagatgatgataatggtgaaaatcaagttgatggtgaaaataatagtaataataataataaaggtaATAGTGAGGATGCAATTAGAAGGAGATGGGAAGCTAGAGTTGAAAAGGATAGAAAAAGAGAAGAAGagaaattacaacaacaacaattacaacaacagcaacaacaaggTAAAGACGttaataaacaacaacaacaacaacaacaaccaattgaAATACCAAAATCCTATGAAAGATTTAAAGGAATTATATCATCATCCTTTGATCCATATATGGATTTGTATATAAATGAAGAggataaattaattggtgaagTATTGGAGAAAGTTATGGCAGAAGAGAAATGGACATTATCAGATGAGGAAGCCAATAAGATCTTAACAAGTTGTACAGATTTAGTATTCCATTTCATAAAGGTTAGAAATCGTTGTGCTGAACTCACAAAGGGTGAGCCATTCTTTAACCTTTATCATCTATTTAGAAAGTATTTAACCCAATATGCCAATATAATCTCTGGCAAAATTCATACAGACGTTGGTAGAGCACATGATGTTCAAGAGGATAAAACTATTTGTCTCATTATTAATACCGCCGAATTTTGTAGAAAAACATCTGGTCAAATGACTGATGGTTTCAAGAAGATTATCGATGAAAAGTATAAAGAGTCAATcgatttaaaagatattcaaAACGACTTCTCAAGTATCATTGCAAAGGGTGTTAAAGCATTGGTAAGTGGTATCGAAGCTAAACTCGACCCACATCTCCAATCGATGACTCGTATGGAATGGGGCGAACGTTATCAATACGTTGGTGATAATTCACCATATGTCAATGAAGTAGTTCAAATTATTTCAGATTCATCTCAATTAGAAGTGGCTTGGTTGTCACCTGAACATTTTAGATACTTTTGCGATTTGTTTGCTTCTTCATTTGGTTTACGTATTCCTCAATCAATCTATAAATGTCGTGGTATCTCTGAAATTGGTTCACAAGGTATCCTATTGGATATTACTACCATTAAAACTGTACTATTAGATTTACCAAATAAAGTTAAAGATGGCCGTAGCAATAGTCGTTACAcaaaattattgaataaaGAATTTGCAAAGGCTGAAAATCTACTCAAAGTTATTGGTTGCTCTCAAGATCATCTCGTTGAaacatttaaagatttattccCAGATTCTACAAATGCAGATTTCCAAAAAATTATGGATCTTAAAGGTTTTAAAGTTGGTGATAAAATTCAAactgaattatttgaaaaattatcaaaagttTCAACAAATATTGGTGcttcaattaaaactaaattttttaattaa
- a CDS encoding LIM-type zinc finger-containing protein, translating to MIVNSAGEAPKNPKCVACGEFCEGKTYEAFGNSYHPQCFLCSGCKRSFPSGKFLSINRKPYCDSCGKQAFIQSQLKGYSPLAKGTNNSNISGNKTNSTTQNKSSPIVIPKNQLNNSGSFKNNNINNNNNNENEKKYSKTSDEQERIIKDELDKVSKKFSTSGGSSFSSDPSPPISSSSSSSSSYLSSSTSSLSSMMSDYSPSSSPSPSPSSNSVQRLSKRFEQNFEIDSQNNNDNSETSPQVLKVSGNKLFNNIKLELQSREKREKEEQLKRDQEKLEREKKREYHQQQPQQTQIQIHQQKMLEKERLAQEEKERLLVEERERLNATRVEREKQEKERLDRERKEREQARLEKERLESERLEKERQARVERERKEFERIEKEKRDREQTRLENERLENERLKKEKLEKERLENERFEKERQERIENERLENERFERERKERLEKEKIEKEERENQLRLAKEKEEKEEKERQERQLKERLERKEKLEKERKEREEKEEKDRQERLQLKERLDRERKERLEKERKEREEKDEKDRQERLQIKERLERERKERLEKERLEYERLETLRKEKEKERKEKFETARLEREKLELELKEKDEKKREEKRLAKIIEENRKKEKALVDKKLEEQERLSHELKIQKEKEILKMEKLDLQCEKKKLDKEKKELQIEKELSQKQLQFIELKQQEINQQQQEINHQQQQQQQTQQQIPLLTKQPTVEEIEYERVQEEIKQKKLEREQRLKQQLEEEEKERLKRQEERQKRKEQRDKELKEEELRIEAERETRKKLKEERELQFKKEQVQLLLERDKRVKEKQLKDQKYTYKINDTELEHIVEDKDLTKEFEDKLREHQLKKSTSFENNTLSVNLHVVDPDEDENNILQLKKLRELEIQREIELENQQQQQSNCILLNNYSDSPRISSTSSNSTNSNQNSPLLAANTNSNNSSTSTSFSVSSFSPPLFEQTMTTKSTISSLEEYKKKREERKRLQEEAEKLEEELKKKKIQEREKQRLERKLQEEEEEKREEESRRKRTEERQREREKLKKELELEEERIKREREQRLNNLKRFN from the exons atgattgtcAACAGTGCTGGTGAAGCACCCAAAAATCCAAAATGTGTTGCATGTGGCGAATTTTGTGAAGGTAAAACATATGAAGCATTTGGAAATTCATATCATCCACAATGTTTCCTTTGTTCAGGTTGCAAAAGATCTTTTCCATCTGGTAAATTTTTGTCAATTAATAGAAAACCATATTG tgATTCATGTGGTAAACAGGCATTTATTCAATCACAATTAAAAGGTTATTCACCACTTGCAAAAGGaacaaataatagtaatattagtggaaataaaacaaattcaactacacaaaataaatcatcaccaattgtaattccaaaaaatcaattaaataatagtggttcatttaaaaataataatattaataataataataataatgaaaatgaaaagaaatattcaaaaacatCAGATGAACaagaaagaattattaaagatgaaTTAGATAAAGTTTCAAAGAAATTTTCAACATCTGGTGGATCATCTTTTAGTAGTGATCCATCACCACCtatttcatcttcatcatcatcatcatcatcatatttGTCATCTTctacatcatcattatcttcaatGATGTCTGATTATTCACCATCATCTTCACCTTCTCCTTCACCTTCTTCAAATTCAGTTCAAAGATTATCAAAAAGATTTGAACAAAactttgaaattgattcacAAAACAACAATGATAATTCTGAAACATCGCCACAAGTTTTAAAGGTAAGtggaaataaattatttaataatattaaattggaATTACAATCAAGAGAAAAgagagaaaaagaagaacaattgaaaagagatcaagaaaaattagaacgtgaaaaaaagagagaatatcatcaacaacaaccacaacaaactcaaattcaaattcatcaacaaAAAATGTTGGAAAAGGAAAGATTGGctcaagaagaaaaagaaagactATTGGTAGAGGAACGTGAAAGATTGAATGCAACAAGAGTTGAAAgagaaaaacaagaaaaggAAAGATTAGATAGAGAGCGTAAAGAAAGAGAACAAGCtagattagaaaaagaaagattagaaTCTGAAAGATTGGAAAAAGAACGTCAGGCAAGAGTAGAgagagaaagaaaagaatttgaaagaatagaaaaagagaaaagagATAGAGAACAAACCAGATTGGAAAATGAAAGATTGGAAAATGAAAgattgaaaaaagaaaaattggaaaaagaaagattggAAAATGAAAGATTTGAAAAAGAACGTCAAGAgagaattgaaaatgaaagatTGGAAAATGAAAGATTTGAGAGAGAAAGAAAAGAGCGtttggaaaaagaaaaaattgaaaaggaAGAAAGAGAAAATCAACTTCGTTTagcaaaagaaaaagaagaaaaagaagaaaaagaacgtCAAGAAAGACAACTTAAGGAACGTTTAGAACGTAAagagaaattagaaaaagaaagaaaagaaagggaagaaaaagaagaaaaagatcGTCAAGAAAGATTACAACTCAAGGAACGTTTAGATCGTGAACGTAAAGAAAGacttgaaaaagaaagaaaagagaGAGAAGAGAAAGATGAAAAAGATCGTCAAGAGAGATTACAAATTAAAGAACGTTTAGAACGTGAACGTAAAGAAAGACTTGAAAAAGAGAGATTGGAATATGAAAGATTAGAAACGCTACGtaaagaaaaggaaaaagaacGTAAAGAGAAATTTGAAACTGCTCGTTTAGAACgtgaaaaattagaattggaattaaaagaaaaagatgaaaagaaACGTGAAGAGAAAAGATTGGCCAAAATTATTGAAGAGaatagaaagaaagaaaaagcaTTGGttgataaaaaattagaagaACAAGAAAGACTCTCTCacgaattaaaaattcaaaaagaaaaagaaatattgaaaatggaAAAACTTGATCTTCAAtgtgaaaagaaaaaattagataaagaaaagaaagaattacaaattgaaaaagaattatctcaaaaacaattacaatttatAGAACTAAAACAACAAGAaattaatcaacaacaacaagaaattaatcatcaacaacaacaacaacaacaaactcaacaacaaattcctCTTCTTACTAAACAACCAACAGTTGAGGAGATTGAATATGAAAGAGTtcaagaagaaattaaacaaaagaaattagaaagAGAACAAagattaaaacaacaacttGAGGAAGAAGAAAAGGAAAGACTAAAAAGACAAGAGGAAAGACAAAAGAGAAAAGAACAAAGagataaagaattaaaagaagaagaacttCGTATTGAAGCAGAAAGAGAAActagaaaaaaattaaaagaagaacgtgaattacaatttaaaaaagaacaagTACAACTTTTATTAGAAAGAGATAAAAGAGTAAAAGAGAAACAATTAAAGGATCAaaaatatacatataaaattaatgatactGAACTTGAACATATTGTTGAAGATAAAGATTTAActaaagaatttgaagataAATTAAGAGaacatcaattaaagaaatctacttcttttgaaaataatacacTTTCTGTAAATTTACATGTTGTTGACcctgatgaagatgaaaataatattttacaattaaagaaaCTAAGAGAATTGGAAATTCAAAGAGAAATTGAATTAGagaatcaacaacaacaacaatcaaattgtattcttttaaataattattcagATTCACCAAGaatatcatcaacatcatcaaattctacaaattcaaatcaaaattCACCATTATTAGCTGCTAatacaaatagtaataatagtagtacaTCAACTAGTTTCTcagtttcatcattttctcCACCATTATTTGAACAAACAATGACAactaaatcaacaattagtAGCCTTGAagaatataaaaagaaacgtgaagaaagaaaaagacTGCAAGAGGAAGCAGAGAAATTagaagaagaattaaaaaagaaaaagattcaagaaagagaaaaacaAAGATTAGAAAGAAAATTgcaagaagaggaagaagaaaaaagagAAGAAGAAAgtagaagaaaaagaactgAAGAAAGACAAAGAGAAcgtgaaaaattaaaaaaagaattggaattagaagaagaaagaattaaaagagaaagagaacaaagattaaataatttaaaaagatttaattaa
- the gacK gene encoding RhoGAP domain-containing protein: MTLVYEKSSFVLIMAQIAEAQNIMTRSTSSNDLLSTSAGSPPSPTSAAILLSSSPSPTITIASLPSGLNIVSNPNGNPAINVVLLNVNLNKEEEKMTLGQLLACFPEVPSNIPIQLNPNQHKLRRDTIVSQPVITSKQSSLFETSKQSNIPLSASVTNLQTLNKEKENYNLLNSSTNSLHSLIITPPTSNNTSSNNFVGGNIINSSSEDSILPPPHIITTTTTTTTSLPPRSPMPLPSSNCINIPNNINIPDNISESSTCSLSSNASNNYPQSPPKYNNFEINQNNNNSISLSKSQSLDNILTNSNNNNNNEITISSNIPIPLPPQSSSPPPTRNNQSSPSPSSPQQQNIMPTPPSTSLTPPQSPTLSPSSSTHSTPTQTTTTIKLPPSSPPSTISQNNARKTQIPTTTTTTTTTTTTTSTTSTTSPNPVVNNKNLNTPSSSFSPTKRLTIAFGSLTRSSNTPPPESSIVPIRWEINLNQIKIASTSTSNTNTVSSQNLINSSNTNNNNNNNNNNNNNNNNNNNNNNNNNNNNNSGNNNNNNNNNNNNNNQLYEQYYKLCKGEFQQNTSLYNKTFNQLLDVDINTSLSLLDKCYDSILKSNGIGLLSSKDQYLSTQSKEKDPNRVKSLLSVVKNAVSEDILNVKPSKTMLYFSNFGKTIPINLEVIDECILNNFSSKKVKFKVLMGPPSKTHTINVSEKEGFIGKKSSITLNFSLILKSSIKLRRVVIIEIEGGVRYFILVQVESNKTAFGQPIEDSELVEDNTSFGPMLVPRALVILKQAFFGCNAHLTESIFRLPPANDSEYNIVKDRVNREAIGTTEPHCIATLIKVFFRELPNLLLNDIDPEIFLNFKPTAQSADTASSAATANSSSSGSGNGNSSPNNDDPTMDPVFIVNLIEEKRRSTFLWLVDLLAEVTKFESSNKMNSKSLSIIFSPNLYFAPSICSAENSFAISGKVVSFILELIQFNKSL; encoded by the coding sequence AGATGACATTAGGGCAATTACTTGCATGTTTTCCAGAGGTACCTTCAAATATACCCATTCAATTAAACCCAAATCAACATAAACTTAGACGCGATACAATAGTTTCTCAACCAGTTATAACCTCAAAACAATCCTCTCTATTTGAAACATCAAAACAATCCAATATTCCATTATCAGCCTCTGTTACAAATTTACAAACTTTAAATAAGGAgaaagaaaattataatcTATTAAATAGTAGTACCAATAGTTTacattctttaataataactcCACCAactagtaataatacaagttcaaataattttgttggtggaaatataattaatagtaGTTCAGAGGATTCAATTTTACCACCACCGCATATAataacaaccaccaccaccaccactacctcATTACCACCAAGATCACCAATGccattaccatcatcaaaTTGCATTAATATAccaaataatatcaatatacCTGATAATATAAGTGAATCTTCAACATGTTCATTAAGTAGTAATGCCTCAAATAATTATCCACAATCACCaccaaaatataataattttgaaatcaatcaaaataataacaatagtataTCTTTATCAAAGAGTCAAAGTTTAGATAATATATTaactaatagtaataataataataacaatgaaaTTACAATTTCAAGTAATATACCaataccattaccaccacaatcatcatcaccgCCACCAACCAGAAATAATCAATCGTCACCATCACCGTcatcaccacaacaacaaaatataatGCCAACTccaccatcaacatcattaaCACCACCACAATCTCCAActttatcaccatcatcatcaactcattcaacaccaacacaaacaacaacaacaattaaattaccaccatcatcaccaccttCAACAATTTCACAAAATAATGCAAGAAAAACTCAAATACCTacaactaccaccactactaccaccacaaccaccaccaccagtaCTACATCCACCACATCACCAAACCctgttgtaaataataaaaatttaaatactcCTTCAAGTTCTTTTTCACCAACAAAACGTTTAACTATTGCATTTGGTAGTTTAACTAGAAGTAGTAATACACCACCACCTGAATCTTCAATTGTACCAATTAGATgggaaattaatttaaatcaaattaaaatagcatcaacatcaacatcaaatacaaatactgTATCAtcacaaaatttaataaattcatccaatacaaataataataataataataataataataataataataataataataataataataataataataataataataataataataataatagcggaaataataataataataataataataacaataataataataatcaattatatgaacaatattataaattatgtAAAGGTGAATTTCAACAAAATACATCATTGTacaataaaacttttaatcaACTTTTAGATGTTGATATTAATACAAGTTTATCATTATTGGATAAATGTTatgattcaatattaaaGAGTAATGGTAttggattattatcatcaaagGATCAATATTTATCAACACAATCAAAAGAGAAAGATCCAAATCGTGTTAAATCACTTTTATCAGTTGTAAAGAATGCAGTTTCCGAAGATATATTAAATGTTAAACCATCAAAAACCATGCTTTATTTTAGTAACTTTGGAAAGACCATTCCAATTAATCTAGAGGTTATCGATGAATGTATCCTAAACAATTTCTCAAGTAAAAAAGTGAAATTCAAAGTATTAATGGGTCCACCATCTAAAACTCATACTATAAACGTCTCGGAGAAGGAGGGTTTCATTGGGAAGAAGTCATCGATAACTCTAAACTTTTCATTGATATTGAAATCAAGTATAAAATTAAGACGTGTCGTTATCATTGAAATCGAAGGTGGTGTAAGATACTTTATATTGGTGCAAGTGGAAAGCAATAAAACAGCATTCGGTCAACCAATTGAGGATTCAGAGTTGGTCGAGGATAATACCTCATTCGGCCCAATGTTAGTTCCAAGGGCTTTGGTCATTTTGAAGCAAGCTTTCTTTGGCTGTAATGCTCATCTCACCGAATCAATCTTTCGTTTACCACCTGCCAATGATTCAGAATATAATATAGTAAAAGATAGAGTCAATAGAGAAGCAATCGGTACAACTGAACCTCATTGTATAGCCActttaattaaagttttCTTTAGAGAATTACCAAATCTACTATTGAATGATATCGATCcagaaatatttttaaattttaaaccaaCCGCTCAATCTGCTGATACCGCTTCTTCAGCTGCCACTGCAAacagtagtagtagtggtagtggcaATGGTAATTCATCTCCCAATAATGATGATCCTACAATGGATCCGGTTTtcattgtaaatttaatcgAAGAGAAAAGGAGATCCACATTTTTATGGTTGGTTGACCTTTTGGCAGAAGTTACAAAATTTGaatcttcaaataaaatgaatagtaaaagtttatcaattatattttcTCCAAATCTTTATTTTGCTCCTTCAATTTGTTCTGCTGAAAATTCATTTGCAATCTCTGGTAAAGTtgttagttttattttagaattaattcaatttaataaatctttataa